Proteins found in one Deinococcus multiflagellatus genomic segment:
- a CDS encoding TetR/AcrR family transcriptional regulator translates to MARKVNPIQDRLRRAALERAAYLAIYERGYAGVTLADIAAHAGVSRGTLVYHFGSRAGLLAAVMRRFSRTIAVATRRAVRQAQTPEAKLRAYVDNQFYGIENTRRFYTVSLDFLAAATRDPELMAVQRAALRESLAADLELARLAGEHGAEARARLLRAIVEGLSVRFLADPAPDLAQYRADCLAGLRAVLDRGV, encoded by the coding sequence ATGGCGCGAAAGGTCAACCCCATTCAGGACCGCCTGCGCCGCGCCGCCCTGGAACGCGCGGCGTATCTGGCGATCTACGAGCGCGGTTACGCCGGGGTGACGCTGGCCGACATCGCCGCGCACGCCGGGGTCAGCCGGGGCACGCTGGTGTACCACTTCGGCAGCCGCGCGGGGCTGCTGGCGGCCGTCATGCGCCGCTTTTCGCGCACCATCGCCGTGGCCACCCGCCGCGCCGTGCGCCAGGCCCAGACCCCGGAAGCCAAGCTGCGCGCCTACGTGGACAACCAGTTTTACGGTATTGAGAACACCCGGCGCTTTTACACCGTGTCGCTGGACTTTCTGGCCGCCGCCACCCGCGACCCCGAACTGATGGCCGTGCAGCGCGCCGCCCTGCGCGAATCGCTGGCCGCCGATCTGGAACTGGCGCGGCTGGCCGGCGAGCACGGCGCCGAGGCCCGCGCTCGCTTGCTGCGCGCCATCGTGGAGGGCCTGAGCGTGCGCTTCCTGGCCGACCCCGCGCCGGACCTCGCCCAGTACCGCGCCGACTGTTTGGCGGGGCTGCGGGCGGTGCTGGACAGGGGGGTGTAG
- the hisZ gene encoding ATP phosphoribosyltransferase regulatory subunit: protein MPGVSAAFAPDPARLSASIPEGTRDVLPPEWAQREAIRAQLSACFGRWGYRGVEVPALEYASPQHPQDALAFKLIDSGGQVLALRSEFTTAVGRLVRARFPQGPFPLRLQYSGRLWLRALSSELGRLREFNQLGVELIGVETPAADAELLHLAAAALGAVGVSAQLEVGYPGFVDAVLEDAGLHGPARAALHDAVDRKSGADVDLLCDRFGLGTDTRRTLHALTDLYGGPEVLDTAQALAQGERAHEAVAHLRAVARLYAGPLLFDLGVSRRYDYYTGLTFRAYAAGLNQPVLGGGRYALGGGAGSLPGAGFALGLERLMRALAPMLPPEPEVVLALDLPAAEAARAQGLHAELAWTENRAQLQAFCAARGIQRMVGSGPGGAEFTAVDA from the coding sequence ATGCCCGGCGTGAGTGCCGCTTTTGCTCCTGACCCCGCGCGCCTGTCGGCGTCTATTCCCGAGGGCACACGCGACGTGCTGCCCCCGGAATGGGCCCAGCGCGAGGCGATTCGTGCCCAGCTGTCGGCGTGTTTTGGCCGCTGGGGCTACCGGGGCGTGGAGGTCCCGGCCCTGGAATACGCCAGCCCGCAGCATCCCCAGGACGCGCTGGCCTTCAAGCTGATTGATTCGGGCGGGCAGGTGCTGGCGCTGCGCAGTGAATTCACCACGGCCGTGGGCCGGCTGGTGCGCGCCCGCTTTCCGCAGGGGCCCTTTCCGCTGCGGCTGCAGTACAGCGGGCGGCTGTGGCTGCGCGCCCTGAGCAGCGAACTGGGCCGCCTGCGCGAATTCAACCAGCTGGGCGTGGAACTGATTGGCGTGGAGACCCCCGCCGCCGACGCCGAACTGCTGCATCTGGCCGCCGCCGCCCTGGGCGCCGTGGGGGTCAGCGCGCAGTTGGAGGTGGGCTACCCCGGTTTCGTGGACGCGGTGCTGGAAGACGCCGGCCTGCACGGCCCCGCCCGCGCCGCGCTGCACGACGCCGTGGACCGCAAAAGCGGCGCCGATGTGGACCTGCTGTGCGACCGCTTTGGCCTGGGCACAGACACCCGGCGCACCCTGCACGCCCTGACCGATCTGTACGGCGGCCCCGAGGTGCTGGACACCGCACAGGCCCTGGCGCAGGGCGAGCGGGCCCACGAGGCGGTGGCCCACCTGCGCGCCGTGGCCCGCCTGTACGCGGGGCCCCTCCTGTTTGACCTGGGGGTCAGCCGCCGCTACGACTACTACACCGGGCTGACCTTCCGCGCCTACGCCGCCGGCCTGAACCAGCCGGTGCTGGGCGGCGGGCGCTACGCCCTGGGGGGCGGGGCCGGGTCCCTGCCTGGCGCGGGGTTTGCCCTGGGCCTGGAACGCCTGATGCGCGCCCTGGCCCCCATGCTGCCCCCGGAGCCCGAGGTGGTGCTGGCCCTGGACCTGCCGGCCGCCGAGGCCGCCCGCGCCCAGGGCCTGCACGCCGAGCTGGCCTGGACCGAGAACCGCGCGCAACTGCAGGCCTTCTGCGCAGCGCGCGGCATCCAGCGCATGGTGGGCAGCGGCCCTGGCGGCGCCGAGTTCACGGCGGTGGACGCATGA
- a CDS encoding endonuclease III domain-containing protein — MPRPPQPFAVPDHLPEVTRRLVAEYLPGAEPGPRTRPGALLDALIRTILGQQNTRDAADRQFRALKAAYPRWEAALLDGPDGLEATLKAAGGGLHRAKAAHLYGLLSALAEQAGDEDHPLGLEGLAALDDEDTRAALEGLPGVGRHTANLTLLFDLHRAAMPVEGHLDRLARRLGWVPDGWTPARVARWYDAVTQRTHGARWALHVAGVRHGRATCTPRHPRCGRCVLADLCPSAAILGA; from the coding sequence ATGCCGCGCCCGCCCCAGCCCTTCGCTGTTCCAGACCACCTGCCCGAGGTCACGCGCCGGCTGGTGGCCGAATACCTGCCCGGCGCTGAGCCGGGGCCGCGCACCCGCCCCGGCGCGCTGCTGGACGCGCTCATCCGGACCATCCTGGGCCAGCAGAACACCCGGGACGCCGCCGACCGGCAGTTCCGCGCCCTGAAAGCCGCCTACCCGCGCTGGGAGGCCGCGCTGCTGGACGGCCCGGACGGTCTGGAGGCCACCCTGAAGGCAGCGGGCGGCGGTCTGCACCGCGCCAAGGCGGCGCATCTGTATGGCCTGCTGAGCGCCCTGGCCGAGCAGGCCGGCGACGAGGACCACCCCCTGGGCCTGGAGGGGCTGGCCGCCCTGGACGACGAGGACACCCGCGCCGCGCTGGAGGGACTGCCCGGGGTGGGGCGCCACACGGCCAACCTGACGCTGCTTTTTGACCTGCACCGCGCCGCCATGCCGGTCGAAGGCCATCTGGACCGGCTGGCCCGGCGCCTGGGCTGGGTGCCCGACGGCTGGACCCCCGCCCGGGTCGCGCGCTGGTACGACGCCGTAACCCAGCGCACCCACGGGGCCCGCTGGGCGCTGCATGTGGCGGGCGTGCGCCACGGCCGCGCCACCTGCACCCCGCGCCACCCGCGCTGTGGCCGCTGCGTGCTGGCCGACCTGTGCCCCTCGGCCGCTATCCTCGGGGCATGA
- a CDS encoding MalY/PatB family protein: MTDARRPEAPNPRDTLDTAALRHPDSFKWTLYPEDVIPLWIADMDYPVAPPIVAALQARLAHGLGYAQLQGDPALKTALSAKLAAQGLGGLPPEGITFLPGVVPGIYAAVHALTSPGELVVTMTPVYHPFHLAITDQGRRVAGVPLRDTEGGYEINWAALDAASRGARLLLLCHPHNPTGRVWTADELRRLRDLALARDLFVMSDELHADLRFTDEPFEAFAADPRVQSRTLTLTGPCKAYNTAGLGIGAMISHNAGLVGRVRAAAGGLMGHESALSVTMWRAALQEGGPWLQETLAYLRGNRDLLLAYVREHWPWARVHAPQATYLAWLDLRAHPRAGDMQAFLLEEAKVAVHDGPVFAHEAHKPQYQGFIRLNFATSRELLREALERMTRAFEQSSQ, translated from the coding sequence ATGACGGACGCCCGCCGCCCAGAGGCCCCCAACCCGCGCGACACGCTGGACACGGCGGCCCTGCGCCACCCCGATTCCTTCAAGTGGACCCTGTACCCCGAAGACGTGATTCCGCTGTGGATCGCCGATATGGATTACCCGGTGGCCCCGCCCATCGTGGCGGCGTTGCAGGCCCGGCTGGCCCACGGCCTGGGCTACGCGCAGCTGCAGGGCGACCCGGCACTGAAAACGGCCCTGAGCGCCAAGCTGGCGGCGCAGGGCCTGGGTGGGCTGCCGCCCGAGGGCATCACTTTTCTGCCCGGCGTGGTGCCCGGCATCTACGCGGCCGTGCACGCCCTGACCAGCCCCGGCGAACTGGTGGTGACCATGACGCCGGTGTACCACCCCTTTCACCTCGCCATTACCGACCAGGGGCGGCGGGTGGCCGGCGTGCCCCTACGCGACACCGAAGGCGGCTACGAGATCAACTGGGCGGCGCTGGACGCGGCCTCGCGCGGCGCGCGGCTGCTGCTGCTGTGCCACCCCCACAACCCCACCGGGCGCGTGTGGACCGCCGACGAACTGCGCCGCCTGCGCGACCTTGCGCTGGCCCGCGACCTGTTCGTGATGAGCGACGAACTGCACGCCGACCTGCGCTTTACAGATGAACCCTTTGAAGCCTTTGCCGCCGATCCCCGCGTGCAGAGCCGCACCCTGACCCTGACCGGGCCCTGCAAGGCCTACAACACCGCCGGACTGGGCATTGGCGCCATGATCAGCCACAACGCCGGGCTGGTGGGGCGTGTGCGGGCGGCGGCGGGCGGCCTGATGGGCCACGAGAGTGCCCTGAGCGTGACCATGTGGCGCGCGGCCCTGCAGGAGGGCGGCCCCTGGCTACAGGAGACCCTGGCGTACCTGCGCGGCAACCGCGACCTGCTGCTGGCCTACGTGCGCGAGCACTGGCCCTGGGCGCGCGTGCATGCGCCCCAGGCCACCTACCTGGCGTGGCTGGACCTGCGCGCCCATCCCCGCGCCGGGGACATGCAGGCCTTCTTGCTGGAGGAAGCGAAGGTGGCGGTGCACGACGGCCCGGTCTTTGCCCACGAGGCCCACAAGCCGCAGTATCAGGGCTTTATCCGCCTGAATTTCGCCACCAGCCGCGAGCTGCTGCGCGAAGCGTTAGAGCGGATGACGAGGGCTTTTGAGCAAAGCAGTCAGTAG
- the mnmA gene encoding tRNA 2-thiouridine(34) synthase MnmA gives MSAPVPLSPPVPAPAAGSGERVLCAMSGGVDSSVTAALLKDQGYQVVGAMMRFWPDDKRVDTFDTCCSPDAAYEARRVAEQVGVPFYLLDYREQFQRHIVGPFLDEYARGRTPNPCVNCNTKVKFDELVKKAKMLGCRYVATGHYVKRVETAAGEVQFHRGDDPRKDQTYFLWGTPREALPYILFPVGELEKPQVRAIAEARGLLTARKPESQNICFVPGKVQDFVAEHLPQASGFIREIATGEVVGEHLGTQFYTLGQKKGLGLYQSHRVRHVVHLDTATNTVWVGNYEDCLWTGLRAGSANYLLDLSALPTELDVQVRYRTAPVKARVVHADEHGFELAFAEPQFAVAPGQSAVLYDGPRLLGGGLIEDHVRELPPLRPVPRKRLAVNLS, from the coding sequence ATGAGCGCGCCTGTGCCCCTGTCCCCGCCCGTCCCCGCCCCTGCTGCCGGCAGCGGGGAACGTGTGCTGTGCGCCATGTCCGGCGGGGTGGACAGCAGCGTGACGGCCGCGCTGCTCAAGGATCAGGGCTATCAGGTGGTGGGCGCCATGATGCGCTTCTGGCCCGACGACAAGCGCGTGGACACCTTCGACACCTGCTGCTCGCCCGACGCTGCCTACGAGGCCCGACGGGTGGCCGAGCAGGTGGGCGTGCCCTTTTACCTGCTGGACTACCGCGAGCAGTTTCAGCGGCACATCGTGGGCCCGTTTCTGGATGAATACGCGCGGGGCCGCACGCCGAACCCCTGCGTGAACTGCAACACCAAGGTTAAGTTCGACGAACTGGTGAAAAAGGCCAAGATGCTGGGCTGCCGCTACGTGGCCACCGGGCATTACGTCAAGCGCGTGGAAACGGCGGCGGGCGAGGTGCAGTTTCACCGGGGCGACGACCCCCGCAAGGACCAGACCTATTTCCTGTGGGGCACCCCGCGCGAGGCCCTGCCCTACATCCTGTTTCCGGTGGGCGAACTGGAAAAGCCGCAGGTGCGCGCCATTGCCGAGGCGCGCGGCCTGCTGACCGCCCGCAAGCCCGAAAGCCAGAACATCTGCTTCGTGCCGGGCAAGGTGCAGGACTTTGTGGCCGAGCACCTGCCGCAGGCCAGCGGCTTCATCCGCGAGATCGCCACGGGCGAGGTGGTGGGCGAGCACCTGGGCACGCAGTTTTACACCCTGGGCCAGAAGAAGGGCCTGGGCCTGTACCAGAGCCACCGGGTGCGCCACGTGGTTCACTTGGACACGGCCACCAATACCGTCTGGGTGGGCAATTACGAGGACTGCCTGTGGACCGGGCTGCGGGCTGGCAGTGCCAACTACCTGCTGGACCTGTCTGCCCTACCGACCGAGCTGGACGTGCAGGTGCGCTACCGCACCGCGCCGGTCAAGGCCCGCGTGGTGCACGCCGACGAACACGGCTTTGAGCTGGCCTTCGCCGAGCCGCAGTTTGCCGTGGCGCCCGGCCAGAGCGCGGTGCTGTACGACGGGCCCCGCCTGCTGGGCGGCGGCCTGATTGAAGACCATGTGCGCGAGCTGCCCCCGCTGAGGCCCGTGCCAAGAAAGCGGCTTGCCGTCAACCTGAGCTGA
- a CDS encoding LrgB family protein, with translation MGWLALTLLAFALGVWAQARKRTPLANPTLIATLAVAGALLLSGTPYSSYAEAARPLTSLLAPAVVALAVPLYRHRALLARQWRALVLGGAAGTGVALAVNALLARALHLSPDATRALQTAPATSPVALQLAPLTHAPPALAATLAVLSGLLGALLLPPVLTRLGVRHPLARGLAIGAVAHGIGTARAREEGEQTGAAASLGMGLAALLVTAVVGLLALGHR, from the coding sequence GTGGGGTGGCTGGCCCTGACCCTGCTGGCCTTTGCACTGGGCGTGTGGGCGCAGGCGCGCAAGCGGACGCCGCTGGCCAATCCCACCCTGATCGCCACCCTGGCGGTGGCCGGGGCGCTGCTGCTGTCCGGCACCCCGTACAGCAGCTACGCAGAGGCCGCCCGCCCCCTCACCAGCCTGCTGGCCCCGGCGGTGGTGGCGCTGGCCGTTCCCCTGTACCGGCACCGGGCGCTGCTGGCCCGGCAGTGGCGGGCGCTGGTGCTGGGCGGGGCCGCAGGCACCGGAGTGGCGCTGGCCGTCAACGCCCTGCTGGCGCGGGCCCTGCACCTGTCCCCCGACGCCACCCGCGCCCTGCAAACTGCCCCGGCCACCAGTCCGGTGGCGCTGCAACTGGCCCCGCTGACGCACGCGCCGCCCGCGCTGGCGGCCACTCTGGCGGTGCTGTCGGGGCTGCTGGGCGCGCTGCTGCTGCCCCCGGTGCTGACCCGGCTGGGCGTGCGTCATCCACTGGCGCGTGGGCTGGCCATTGGCGCGGTGGCCCACGGCATCGGGACCGCGCGGGCGCGTGAGGAAGGCGAGCAGACGGGCGCGGCGGCCTCGCTGGGCATGGGACTGGCGGCGCTGCTGGTCACGGCGGTGGTGGGCCTGCTGGCGCTGGGACACCGGTGA
- a CDS encoding 5'-methylthioadenosine/adenosylhomocysteine nucleosidase produces the protein MLAIIGAMDEEIEVLLADLQAREDLTFPGVTLHRGALEGVPVLLTRGGIGKVNAAMTTTYLLGQGATRVIFTGVAGALHPDLRVGDIVVSTDCVQHDVDVTALNYPLGTVPGESPSWAADPILRAVAVEAAAEVPGVQVMEGRVASGDQFIAAREDVQRLWTAFGAACAEMEGAAVAQVCAKAEVPFVVIRSVSDTADQSAEVDYREFMPQVARHAKQVVRGMLARLSGQASA, from the coding sequence ATGCTGGCGATCATTGGCGCAATGGACGAAGAAATCGAGGTCTTGCTTGCGGACCTGCAGGCGCGTGAGGACCTGACCTTTCCGGGCGTGACCCTGCACCGGGGCGCGCTGGAGGGGGTGCCGGTGCTGCTCACGCGCGGCGGGATCGGCAAGGTGAACGCGGCCATGACCACCACCTACCTGCTGGGGCAGGGCGCCACCCGGGTGATCTTTACCGGCGTGGCGGGCGCGCTGCACCCGGACCTGCGCGTGGGCGACATCGTGGTGAGCACCGACTGCGTGCAGCACGACGTGGACGTCACCGCCCTGAATTACCCGCTGGGCACGGTGCCGGGCGAGAGCCCCAGCTGGGCCGCCGACCCCATTCTGCGCGCGGTGGCCGTGGAAGCGGCGGCCGAGGTGCCGGGCGTGCAGGTCATGGAAGGCCGCGTGGCCAGCGGCGACCAGTTCATTGCCGCGCGCGAGGACGTGCAGCGCCTGTGGACCGCCTTTGGCGCCGCCTGCGCCGAGATGGAAGGCGCCGCCGTGGCCCAGGTGTGCGCCAAGGCCGAGGTGCCGTTCGTGGTGATCCGTTCAGTCAGCGACACCGCCGACCAGAGCGCCGAGGTGGATTACCGCGAATTCATGCCCCAGGTGGCCCGCCACGCCAAACAGGTGGTGCGCGGCATGCTCGCGCGCCTGAGTGGGCAGGCCAGCGCCTGA
- a CDS encoding CidA/LrgA family protein, translating to MSAPPLPPAVRFVLGLGVLLGFAAAGQALVGALQWPLPGAVVGLALLWAALGLGVVKLAWIEPAADGLLGVLGLLFVPATAGAVQFLGAGAAWGLWLLTLTAALLLGAGAAGLLAGRLLRPGA from the coding sequence ATGAGCGCCCCGCCCCTGCCGCCCGCCGTGCGTTTTGTGCTGGGCCTGGGCGTGCTGCTGGGCTTTGCGGCGGCCGGACAGGCCCTGGTGGGCGCGCTGCAGTGGCCCCTGCCGGGCGCTGTGGTGGGGCTGGCGCTGCTGTGGGCGGCCCTGGGCCTGGGTGTGGTGAAGCTGGCCTGGATCGAGCCCGCCGCCGATGGCCTGCTGGGGGTGCTGGGCCTGCTGTTTGTGCCCGCCACCGCCGGCGCGGTGCAGTTTCTGGGTGCCGGGGCCGCCTGGGGCCTGTGGCTGCTGACCCTGACGGCGGCGCTGCTGCTGGGCGCGGGCGCGGCCGGCCTGCTGGCCGGACGGCTGCTGCGCCCCGGGGCGTAA
- a CDS encoding 3'(2'),5'-bisphosphate nucleotidase CysQ, which yields MTVSSEHRPSLAREQAVAEGLAREAGALLRTHLRAGFTVEHKTSPDDPVTAADREASVLILRGLAQSFPGDGLLSEEEADSPARLARERVWIVDPIDGTREFASGSPDYCVSIGLAVGGEPVLGVVYAPATDELFSGVVGEGVTLNGEAVPPPAPGPDWRVAVSDSEYGRELHAVPLPGMAPSGSIALKLARIAAAQADATFSMSPRSEWDLAAGHALLRAAGGELRRRDGRPIAYNQPRPHLEQGLIAGHPAALAWLDAALAEHRVPLAHLGLTPADPAWAVLPPEDQAALSAHPGVSVRHAGGRPLALLVVDPQTRQVQRAEGDAFHLERLTRDVTRALGPLQAGGAGAGAGDAGA from the coding sequence ATGACGGTGAGTTCTGAACATCGGCCCTCGCTGGCCCGGGAACAGGCGGTGGCCGAGGGGCTGGCGCGCGAGGCCGGCGCCCTGCTGCGCACGCACCTGCGCGCCGGCTTCACGGTGGAGCACAAGACCAGCCCCGACGATCCCGTGACCGCCGCCGACCGCGAGGCCTCGGTGCTGATTCTGCGCGGGCTGGCGCAGTCGTTTCCGGGCGACGGCCTGCTCTCTGAAGAAGAGGCCGACAGCCCCGCCCGGCTGGCCCGTGAGCGGGTGTGGATCGTGGACCCCATTGACGGCACCCGGGAATTCGCGTCTGGCAGCCCCGACTACTGCGTGAGCATTGGGCTGGCGGTGGGCGGCGAGCCGGTGCTGGGCGTGGTGTACGCCCCGGCCACCGACGAACTGTTCAGCGGGGTGGTGGGCGAGGGCGTGACCCTGAACGGGGAAGCCGTGCCCCCGCCCGCCCCAGGCCCAGACTGGCGGGTGGCCGTCTCTGACAGTGAATATGGCCGCGAACTGCACGCCGTGCCGCTGCCCGGCATGGCGCCCAGCGGCAGCATCGCCCTGAAGCTGGCCCGTATCGCGGCGGCGCAGGCCGACGCCACCTTTTCCATGTCGCCGCGCAGCGAGTGGGATCTGGCGGCCGGGCACGCCCTGCTGCGCGCCGCTGGGGGCGAACTGCGCCGCCGCGATGGCCGCCCCATTGCCTACAACCAGCCGCGCCCGCACCTTGAACAGGGCCTGATCGCCGGGCACCCGGCGGCGCTGGCGTGGCTGGACGCCGCCCTGGCCGAACACCGCGTGCCGCTGGCCCACCTGGGCCTGACCCCGGCCGACCCCGCGTGGGCGGTGCTGCCGCCCGAGGATCAGGCAGCGCTTTCGGCGCACCCGGGCGTAAGCGTGCGCCACGCGGGCGGGCGGCCCCTGGCCCTGCTGGTGGTGGACCCCCAGACCCGGCAGGTGCAGCGCGCCGAGGGCGACGCCTTTCACCTGGAGCGCCTGACCCGCGACGTGACCCGGGCGCTGGGGCCCCTGCAGGCCGGCGGGGCTGGCGCCGGCGCAGGTGACGCTGGGGCATGA
- a CDS encoding DedA family protein: MDLTSVILSASYLGLLAIVFAETGLLVGFFLPGDSLLIAAGLLAASGKLSLGGVMAAVVVGAIAGCVAGYAIGRRFGPAVFARPDARLFRPEYVTQAEQFFARYGALAVISARFVPVVRTLVPTLAGVSRMPFGRFTVYNVAGALLWGVGVPALAYWLGALVPHLDRYILLIVGAALVLSVVPVALKLLASRRTPPSAF; the protein is encoded by the coding sequence ATGGACCTCACCAGCGTGATTCTGTCGGCCTCGTATCTGGGGCTGCTGGCCATCGTATTTGCGGAAACGGGGCTGCTGGTGGGGTTTTTTCTGCCGGGCGACAGCCTGCTGATCGCCGCCGGGCTGCTGGCCGCCAGCGGCAAGCTGAGCCTGGGCGGGGTGATGGCGGCCGTGGTGGTGGGCGCCATTGCCGGGTGCGTGGCGGGATACGCCATCGGGCGGCGCTTTGGGCCCGCCGTGTTCGCCCGCCCGGATGCCCGGCTGTTCCGCCCCGAATACGTGACCCAGGCCGAGCAGTTTTTTGCCCGCTACGGCGCCCTGGCGGTGATCAGTGCGCGCTTTGTGCCCGTGGTGCGCACGCTGGTGCCCACCCTGGCCGGGGTCAGTCGCATGCCCTTTGGGCGCTTTACCGTGTACAACGTGGCCGGCGCGCTGCTGTGGGGCGTGGGCGTGCCGGCCCTGGCCTACTGGCTGGGCGCGCTGGTGCCGCACCTGGACCGTTACATCCTGCTGATTGTGGGCGCCGCGCTGGTGCTGAGCGTGGTGCCGGTGGCCCTGAAACTGCTCGCCAGCCGGCGCACCCCCCCAAGCGCGTTCTGA
- a CDS encoding NAD(P)-dependent oxidoreductase, producing the protein MRVLVPDVPEFRALAAHDEGSVPGVTFGFYSRTEVPDGPADGVVLWLVGPDQRRQLLGTPGLNWVLTLTAGIEHVQGHLPEGATLYNASRLHDRAVAAHVLAGMLAASRGLHLFRDAQARHQWASPALPQTARLSTLEGQQVVLWGHGHIGRQLEALLSPHGAQVSGIRSGTSATERAELLAAADWVVVLLPGTEETRGIVNAQTLAALKPGAWLCNVGRGPLIVTDDLVGALQSGHLGGAVLDVTDPEPLPADHVLWTLPNVILTPHIASTTADLVARGAELARNFLIDLQQGVEPEGRVEVGGLY; encoded by the coding sequence ATGCGCGTTCTTGTTCCCGATGTGCCGGAATTCCGTGCCCTGGCCGCCCACGACGAGGGCAGCGTGCCCGGGGTCACCTTCGGTTTTTACAGCCGCACAGAGGTGCCGGATGGGCCCGCCGACGGCGTGGTGCTGTGGCTGGTGGGCCCGGACCAGCGCCGGCAGCTACTGGGCACCCCGGGCCTGAACTGGGTCCTGACCCTCACGGCGGGCATTGAGCATGTGCAGGGCCACCTGCCCGAGGGGGCCACGCTGTACAACGCCAGCCGCCTGCATGACCGCGCGGTGGCCGCGCATGTGCTGGCCGGCATGCTGGCGGCCTCGCGCGGGCTGCACCTGTTCCGCGACGCCCAGGCGCGGCACCAGTGGGCCTCGCCCGCGCTGCCGCAGACCGCCCGCCTGAGCACCCTGGAGGGGCAGCAGGTGGTGCTGTGGGGCCACGGGCACATTGGGCGGCAACTGGAGGCCCTGCTCTCGCCGCACGGCGCGCAGGTGAGCGGCATTCGCAGCGGCACCTCGGCCACCGAGCGCGCCGAACTGCTGGCGGCGGCCGACTGGGTGGTGGTGCTGCTGCCGGGCACCGAGGAGACACGCGGGATCGTGAACGCGCAGACCCTGGCCGCCCTGAAGCCCGGCGCGTGGCTGTGCAACGTGGGCCGGGGGCCCCTGATCGTGACCGACGATCTGGTGGGCGCCCTGCAGAGCGGGCACCTGGGCGGCGCCGTGCTGGACGTGACCGACCCCGAACCCCTGCCCGCCGATCATGTGCTCTGGACCCTCCCCAACGTGATCCTGACCCCGCACATCGCCAGCACCACGGCCGATCTGGTGGCGCGCGGCGCCGAACTGGCGCGCAATTTCCTGATTGATCTGCAGCAGGGTGTGGAGCCCGAAGGGCGGGTTGAGGTGGGGGGACTGTACTGA
- a CDS encoding GNAT family N-acetyltransferase, whose protein sequence is MIQPPPQRIRVTLKPVLDFTAAEWRTLHTFFRSRELADWNDARPIRMPGWLFRRVMREEERTGERAGFGVLDERGQLIGSAELYDLRPPPPLTPTAATLGVMIGRPELWGQGYGRAAVGALLTWAFQERDAPLSRVRLTTFAHNRRAQRAFAACGFREVGRTARAGRTDVHMELTRAQWLAAQEASAQNAAE, encoded by the coding sequence ATGATTCAGCCGCCTCCCCAACGGATTCGCGTGACCCTGAAGCCGGTGCTGGACTTCACGGCGGCCGAGTGGCGCACCCTGCACACTTTTTTTCGCAGCCGCGAACTGGCCGATTGGAACGACGCCCGCCCCATTCGCATGCCGGGCTGGTTGTTCCGCCGCGTCATGCGGGAAGAGGAGCGCACCGGCGAGCGCGCGGGTTTTGGCGTGCTGGACGAGCGCGGCCAGCTGATCGGGAGCGCCGAACTGTACGACCTGCGCCCGCCGCCCCCCCTGACCCCCACGGCCGCCACCCTGGGCGTAATGATCGGCCGGCCCGAACTGTGGGGCCAGGGCTACGGCCGCGCAGCGGTGGGCGCGCTGCTGACCTGGGCCTTTCAGGAACGAGACGCGCCCCTGAGCCGCGTGCGCCTGACCACCTTTGCCCACAATCGCCGCGCGCAGCGGGCCTTTGCAGCCTGTGGCTTCCGTGAGGTGGGCCGCACCGCCCGCGCCGGCCGCACCGACGTGCATATGGAACTCACGCGCGCGCAGTGGCTGGCCGCCCAGGAGGCCAGCGCCCAAAACGCGGCAGAATAG
- the hisG gene encoding ATP phosphoribosyltransferase, which produces MTPPPTHGQGHLTLALPKGRILDEAVSLLARAGLPLTVPEKSRALRHEFPGVTVLELRNQDVPTYVDLGVADAGIVGKDVLIESGRAVYEPVDLHFAGCRLSLIREVGAAGEIARVGTKYPRAARAYLNAQGIPAEIVKLSGNIELACLTGLADAVVDLVQTGSTLRANNLEEVDVLFHSTARLIVNRAALKVRRERLRPLIEALRELTQEMGSGE; this is translated from the coding sequence ATGACCCCGCCCCCCACCCACGGCCAGGGGCACCTGACCCTGGCCCTGCCCAAGGGCCGCATTCTGGACGAGGCGGTGTCGCTGCTGGCCCGCGCGGGGCTGCCCCTCACGGTGCCCGAGAAATCCCGCGCCCTGCGCCACGAGTTCCCCGGCGTGACGGTGCTGGAACTGCGCAACCAGGACGTGCCCACCTACGTGGACCTGGGCGTGGCCGACGCCGGCATTGTGGGCAAGGACGTGCTGATCGAGTCTGGCCGGGCGGTGTACGAGCCCGTGGACCTGCACTTTGCCGGCTGCCGCCTGTCCCTGATCCGCGAGGTGGGGGCGGCGGGCGAGATTGCCCGGGTGGGCACCAAGTACCCCCGCGCCGCCCGCGCCTACCTGAACGCCCAGGGCATCCCCGCCGAGATTGTCAAGCTGAGCGGCAACATTGAGCTGGCCTGCCTCACGGGCCTAGCGGACGCGGTGGTGGACCTCGTGCAGACTGGCAGCACCCTGCGCGCCAACAACCTCGAAGAGGTGGACGTGCTGTTTCACTCCACCGCCCGCCTGATCGTGAACCGCGCGGCCCTCAAGGTGCGCCGCGAGCGGCTCCGCCCCCTGATTGAGGCGCTGCGGGAATTGACGCAGGAAATGGGAAGTGGGGAGTAG